The following proteins come from a genomic window of Vicia villosa cultivar HV-30 ecotype Madison, WI unplaced genomic scaffold, Vvil1.0 ctg.000894F_1_1, whole genome shotgun sequence:
- the LOC131632042 gene encoding uncharacterized protein LOC131632042 produces MKWEFVSHKRLALERKLGKDAIGCKEVISLVKEAGLIKTISGIGDCYETIVKEFIVNIPGDCDNKRSRDYKKVFVRGKCVEFSPRIINRYLGRCEDDQSKEEVTNNVVYKEITAGQVTQWPRMKKLSVSNLSVKYVVLNKIGAANWVPTNHTSSIIVGLGKFFYIVGTEINFDLGTYIFEQTIKHAHSFVVKMPIASPTLICAIIFSQHIGIMNNAYIVSKSESPLYLHYKLFIGTHVPDIVTTSGKEVANLASKEETIVELQETCKELNEIIKTCTGRKIRLENLIRSLDQDKGVTDRDEDNQEAKEENDEVKRPAEKKK; encoded by the coding sequence ATGAAATGGGAGTTTGTAAGCCATAAAAGGTTAGCCTTAGAAAGAAAATTGGGAAAGGATGCTATTGGATGCAAGGAAGTCATTAGTCTCGTTAAGGAAGCAGGACTAATTAAGACTATTTCTGGAATAGGTGATTGTTACGAAACTATTGTGAAGGAATTCATAGTGAACATTCCTGGTGATTGTGATAATAAAAGAAGTAGAGATTACAAGAAGGTGTTTGTCAGAGGCAAATGTGTGGAATTTTCTCCTAGAATAATTAATAGGTATTTAGGAAGATGTGAAGATGATCAAAGTAAGGAAGAGGTAACTAATAATGTCGTCTACAAAGAGATCACTGCAGGGCAAGTGACTCAATGGCCGAGGATGAAGAAACTGTCTGTGAGTAATCTGAGTGTAAAGTATGTTGTGCTAAACAAGATAGGAGCTGCCAACTGGGTTCCTACAAATCACACCTCCTCAATAATTGTAGGGCTAGGCAAGTTCTTTTATATAGTTGGAACTGAAATCAATTTTGATTTAGGTACCTACATATTTGAGCAAACTATCAAGCATGCTCATTCATTTGTAGTGAAAATGCCCATTGCATCTCCTACTCTCATTTGTGCAATAATTTTCAGTCAACATATTGGGATTATGAACAACGCATATATAGTAAGCAAGAGTGAATCTCCTTTATATCTTCATTACAAGTTGTTCATAGGGACACATGTCCCAGACATTGTCACAACATCTGGGAAGGAAGTTGCTAATCTAGCTTCAAAAGAGGAAACCATTGTTGAACTCCAAGAAACTTGTAAGGAACTGAATGAGATTATCAAGACGTGCACTGGGAGAAAAATCAGATTAGAAAACCTGATTAGATCATTGGATCAAGACAAAGGTGTGACTGATAGGGATGAAGACAATCAAGAagctaaggaagagaatgatgaagtgaAAAGACCAGCGgagaagaagaaatag